Proteins encoded within one genomic window of Brachybacterium muris:
- a CDS encoding acyl-CoA dehydrogenase family protein, translated as MTSSTSDPSTPASAPSPAPAPSGDLTPAAFLPDELLETFRERAVTHDRENTFPEQDLADLRERGYLQLLVPTEMGGLGGTLLQASRIQRRLAKAAPATALSMNMHLVITGAALHAHRLGTDGVRGILEDAAADRLFAFGISEAGNEAMLFDSSTTAEPITGADSENAGGYEFTGTKIFTSLGPVWDRLVVHGRITNGAGEADGTGDDDPRLVFGVLERTDAVEVKDDWDTHGMRATQSRTTRLHKAPVTADRLITTTPVGPNQEPFVMGIFGAFELLIASVYTGIAERAVEVGAQIATTRKSVTRGIVHADDPDIRWRLADAAIGIDGVILQLEKVTADLDALGTGETGPGITDHGPRWFLHFSGVKSRATEAAIAAVDQVLRASGGSHYFRRSELERLSRDVRAGLYHPSDEESVHASYAKALLGDVGAER; from the coding sequence ATGACTTCTTCGACCTCGGATCCTTCGACCCCTGCCTCCGCCCCGAGCCCGGCTCCCGCGCCGTCCGGCGACCTCACCCCCGCGGCGTTCCTTCCGGACGAGCTCCTGGAGACGTTCCGGGAGAGGGCCGTCACCCACGACCGCGAGAACACGTTCCCCGAGCAGGACCTCGCAGATCTGCGCGAGCGCGGGTACCTGCAACTCCTGGTCCCCACCGAGATGGGCGGCCTGGGCGGCACCCTGCTGCAGGCCTCCCGCATCCAGCGCCGGCTCGCGAAGGCGGCACCGGCGACCGCCCTGTCGATGAACATGCACCTGGTGATCACCGGGGCGGCCCTGCACGCCCACCGACTCGGCACCGACGGGGTCCGCGGGATCCTGGAGGACGCCGCAGCGGACCGCCTGTTCGCCTTCGGCATCTCCGAGGCCGGCAACGAGGCGATGCTCTTCGACTCCTCCACCACGGCAGAACCGATCACCGGCGCGGACAGCGAGAACGCCGGCGGCTACGAGTTCACCGGCACCAAGATCTTCACCTCGCTCGGCCCGGTGTGGGACCGCCTGGTTGTCCACGGCCGGATCACCAACGGGGCAGGCGAGGCCGACGGGACCGGCGACGACGATCCGCGCCTGGTGTTTGGGGTGCTGGAGCGCACCGACGCCGTCGAGGTCAAGGACGACTGGGACACCCACGGCATGCGTGCCACCCAGTCGCGCACCACCCGCCTGCACAAGGCCCCCGTCACCGCGGACCGGCTCATCACCACCACCCCCGTGGGTCCCAACCAGGAGCCCTTCGTGATGGGCATCTTCGGTGCCTTCGAACTGCTGATCGCCTCGGTGTACACCGGCATCGCCGAGCGGGCCGTCGAGGTGGGCGCCCAGATCGCCACCACCCGCAAGAGCGTCACACGCGGCATCGTGCACGCCGACGACCCCGACATCCGCTGGCGCCTGGCCGACGCCGCGATCGGCATCGACGGCGTGATCCTGCAGCTGGAGAAGGTCACCGCAGACCTCGACGCCCTGGGGACAGGGGAGACGGGCCCCGGCATCACCGACCATGGACCGCGCTGGTTCCTGCACTTCTCCGGCGTGAAGTCCCGCGCCACCGAGGCCGCCATCGCCGCGGTGGACCAGGTGCTGCGCGCCAGCGGCGGCTCGCACTACTTCCGTCGCAGCGAGCTGGAGCGGCTGTCCCGCGACGTGCGTGCAGGCCTCTACCACCCCTCCGACGAGGAGTCCGTGCACGCCTCCTACGCGAAGGCGCTGCTGGGGGACGTGGGCGCAGAGCGCTGA
- a CDS encoding ATP-dependent 6-phosphofructokinase, protein MFSVVIKGDKLFEDEFIGYKDGWRGVIDNDYMTLPRRRVRGIGRIGGTILGTSRSNPFADGEDGAAIVRQQMDDNDIDGIIAIGGDGTLFTANRLFEAGIPVVGVPKTVDNDLDATDYTFGFNTAVEIATESLDRLRMTGDSHHRCMVAEVMGRSVGWIALHSGMAAGAHVICLPEFPLTIDEICAYVKSAFDRGRAPLVVVAEGFVPKDAPEGFMDYDLDEFGRPRFGGIAEVLAPVIEERLGIESRATVLGHIQRGGEPTGYDRVLATRLGTAAVDLVHNNGFGRMVALRGTEIVDVPLTEAIDSLKSVPRSRWDEAKVLFG, encoded by the coding sequence ATATTCAGCGTGGTCATCAAGGGCGACAAGCTGTTCGAGGACGAGTTCATCGGCTACAAGGACGGCTGGCGGGGCGTCATCGACAACGACTACATGACACTCCCCCGGCGCCGGGTGCGCGGCATCGGCCGCATCGGCGGCACCATCCTGGGCACCTCGCGCTCCAACCCCTTCGCCGACGGTGAGGACGGGGCCGCGATCGTGCGCCAGCAGATGGACGACAACGACATCGACGGCATCATCGCCATCGGCGGGGACGGCACCCTGTTCACCGCGAACCGCCTGTTCGAGGCGGGGATACCGGTCGTCGGCGTCCCCAAGACGGTCGACAACGATCTGGACGCCACCGACTACACCTTCGGATTCAACACCGCCGTGGAGATCGCCACCGAGTCCCTGGACCGGCTGCGGATGACCGGCGACTCCCACCACCGCTGCATGGTGGCCGAGGTGATGGGCCGCTCGGTGGGCTGGATCGCCCTGCACTCCGGGATGGCCGCCGGCGCCCACGTGATCTGCCTGCCGGAGTTCCCGCTGACGATCGACGAGATCTGCGCCTACGTGAAGTCGGCCTTCGACCGCGGGCGCGCACCGCTGGTGGTGGTCGCCGAGGGCTTCGTGCCCAAGGACGCCCCGGAGGGTTTCATGGACTATGACCTGGACGAGTTCGGCCGCCCCCGCTTCGGTGGGATCGCGGAGGTGCTGGCGCCCGTGATCGAGGAGCGCCTGGGCATCGAGTCCCGTGCCACGGTGCTGGGGCACATCCAGCGCGGTGGCGAGCCCACCGGGTACGACCGGGTGCTCGCCACGCGCCTGGGCACCGCCGCGGTGGACCTGGTGCACAACAACGGCTTCGGCCGGATGGTGGCGCTGCGCGGCACCGAGATCGTGGACGTGCCGCTCACCGAGGCGATCGACAGCCTGAAGTCGGTGCCGCGCTCCCGCTGGGACGAAGCGAAGGTGCTGTTCGGCTGA
- the istA gene encoding IS21 family transposase: protein MVRKIRAKLVLQLRAEGLSGRAISSSQGMSRKSVRAVFEAADAAGIGWGDIADVADEQVYARLFPGRGEHESVFAQPDWEQVHREMARVGVTLKLLHGEYFDATTAAGDPAMGYDRFCRTYQHHVMVTGAASRVGHKAGQSVEVDWSGPTMELADPVTGEVSKVFLFVACLPFSRYAFCFPALDMRQESWLRAHVAMFEALGGTVPRIVPDNLKTGVVKHPREGEIVLNDAYREMAAHYSAAVLPGRVRKPKDKASVENTVAHVATWVIAGLRDQRFTSLPELAAAIGQRMEAYNAEPFQKRPGSRASVFDAEERPLLTPLPAVPYEISTWHYGRRVGRNGHVTFARNFYSAPFAHIGAKVDLRITARTLEIYQGSQRLTSHLLLPETASNEYRTNDADLPAGERFQAWDAQRVRAWADRVGPATVIVIQRIFESVPIVEQGLDPALAVLRLSRRFSVDRVEAACALALTGRVRSPRYAHLHPILATGQDKVAALRPPREEPAEDGGYVRGADYYAGGVR from the coding sequence ATGGTACGGAAGATCAGGGCGAAGCTGGTGCTCCAGCTGCGCGCAGAAGGTCTGTCGGGGCGAGCGATTTCGTCCTCGCAGGGCATGTCCCGCAAGTCCGTGAGGGCGGTGTTCGAGGCCGCTGACGCTGCAGGGATCGGGTGGGGCGATATCGCGGACGTCGCCGATGAGCAGGTGTATGCCCGGTTGTTCCCGGGCCGGGGCGAGCACGAGAGCGTGTTCGCACAGCCGGACTGGGAACAGGTCCATCGAGAGATGGCCAGGGTCGGCGTGACGCTGAAGCTGTTGCACGGCGAGTACTTCGACGCGACCACGGCGGCTGGGGATCCGGCGATGGGGTATGACCGGTTTTGCCGCACCTACCAGCACCACGTCATGGTCACCGGTGCCGCTTCGAGAGTCGGTCACAAGGCCGGCCAGAGCGTGGAGGTCGACTGGTCCGGCCCCACGATGGAGCTGGCCGATCCGGTCACCGGCGAGGTCTCGAAGGTGTTCTTGTTCGTTGCCTGCCTGCCTTTTTCTCGTTACGCGTTCTGCTTCCCGGCGCTGGATATGCGCCAGGAGTCCTGGCTGCGAGCGCACGTAGCGATGTTCGAGGCGCTGGGCGGGACGGTCCCGAGGATCGTTCCGGACAACCTCAAGACCGGTGTGGTGAAGCACCCCCGCGAGGGCGAGATCGTCCTGAACGATGCGTATCGCGAGATGGCAGCGCATTACTCGGCGGCGGTGCTCCCGGGGAGGGTGCGGAAACCGAAAGACAAGGCGAGCGTGGAGAACACCGTCGCGCACGTCGCGACCTGGGTCATCGCCGGGCTGCGGGATCAGCGATTCACGTCCCTGCCCGAACTTGCAGCCGCCATCGGGCAGCGGATGGAGGCCTATAACGCGGAGCCGTTCCAGAAGCGGCCCGGATCCCGCGCCAGCGTGTTCGACGCGGAGGAGCGGCCGCTGCTGACGCCGCTGCCGGCGGTGCCCTACGAGATCTCGACATGGCACTACGGACGACGAGTGGGCAGGAACGGGCACGTCACGTTCGCGCGGAACTTCTACTCCGCGCCGTTCGCGCACATCGGCGCGAAGGTCGATCTGCGCATCACGGCCCGGACGCTGGAGATCTATCAGGGCAGCCAGCGACTGACCAGTCACCTGCTGCTCCCGGAGACCGCGAGCAATGAGTACCGCACCAACGACGCGGACCTACCTGCGGGCGAGCGTTTCCAGGCCTGGGACGCGCAGAGGGTGCGGGCGTGGGCAGATCGGGTCGGGCCGGCCACGGTGATCGTGATCCAGCGGATCTTCGAGTCCGTGCCGATCGTGGAACAGGGCCTGGATCCCGCGTTGGCGGTGCTACGGCTCTCTCGCCGCTTCTCCGTAGATCGGGTCGAGGCGGCCTGCGCACTCGCGCTGACGGGACGGGTCCGTTCACCGCGCTATGCGCATCTGCACCCGATCTTGGCCACCGGGCAGGACAAGGTCGCCGCCCTGCGTCCACCCCGCGAGGAACCCGCGGAAGACGGCGGATACGTCCGTGGCGCCGACTACTACGCCGGAGGTGTCCGGTGA
- a CDS encoding ATP-binding protein: MSVIDNDTKRKLREMGATALLDAIDAQDEAHVLGMSFQERLQLIVDEAHSIFNHGKVEGLIRRAGLRYPGADLRRLDLVEERGLNRNVIAQLATCSFIQRQQNVVFQGFTGSGKSYLGCALAKQACQHRLRAHYIRMPDLEEAWALAKDKPQGQTKFLRKYSTFSLLVIDEWLLDHPDEGMRSMLLELLERRYDTGSTVFCTQYPKKDWHARLGGAVHADAIMDRIVHNTIWIDTGDRNMREHTALPQ; this comes from the coding sequence GTGAGCGTGATCGATAACGACACGAAGCGGAAGCTGCGCGAGATGGGCGCGACCGCGCTGCTGGACGCGATCGATGCCCAGGATGAGGCTCACGTGCTGGGGATGTCGTTCCAGGAACGGCTCCAGCTGATCGTGGACGAGGCGCATTCCATCTTCAATCATGGAAAGGTCGAGGGTCTGATCCGCCGGGCGGGGCTGCGTTATCCCGGAGCGGACCTGCGGCGGCTGGATCTGGTCGAGGAACGGGGACTGAACCGGAACGTGATCGCGCAACTGGCAACCTGCTCCTTCATCCAGCGGCAACAGAACGTGGTCTTCCAGGGCTTCACCGGCTCAGGGAAGTCCTACCTCGGCTGCGCGCTGGCGAAGCAGGCCTGCCAGCACCGGCTCCGAGCCCACTACATCCGAATGCCCGACCTCGAAGAGGCCTGGGCCCTGGCAAAGGACAAGCCGCAGGGCCAGACGAAGTTCCTGCGGAAGTACTCCACGTTCTCGCTGCTGGTGATCGACGAGTGGCTGCTGGACCATCCTGACGAGGGAATGCGTTCGATGCTGCTGGAACTGCTCGAGCGCCGCTATGACACCGGCTCGACCGTGTTCTGCACCCAGTACCCGAAGAAGGACTGGCACGCCCGGCTCGGTGGAGCAGTCCACGCCGATGCGATCATGGACCGCATCGTGCACAACACAATCTGGATCGACACCGGCGACAGGAACATGCGAGAACACACCGCACTGCCCCAGTGA